In a single window of the Frondihabitans sp. PAMC 28766 genome:
- a CDS encoding IS3 family transposase (programmed frameshift), protein MARKNYTDEFRRRAVELYESAPGATLKGIAVDLGISRGALKEWVGNLGSGMITVGASTVSTAGRPESQSARIVRLEAENVALTAEARKLATERDILRQAAKYFGRGDELVNRFQFVEDHKDAYGVKRLCEVIEVARSSFYAWLAAAPGRSARVAADEVLAERIRVVQDPEQGGDRAYGAPRVTADLNEGAAPEERVNRKRVARVMREHQLAGIRLRRRVTTTIPDQSGRRFPDLVQRDFTAAEPNQRYVGDITYLPIGDGSNLYLATVIDLCSRKLAGWQIADHMRVGLVEDALHVAAHDRGSLAGAVFHSDHGSVYTSKAYVTLCKELKVTQSMGGIGSSADNSLAESFNATLKRELLEGRPTFPDQGTAYRAVFRWANRYNTRRRHSAIGNISPNAYEAALSASLTEAA, encoded by the exons ATGGCAAGGAAGAATTACACGGATGAGTTTCGTCGGCGGGCGGTGGAGTTGTATGAGTCGGCGCCGGGCGCGACGCTCAAGGGCATCGCCGTCGATCTCGGGATCTCCCGCGGTGCGTTGAAGGAATGGGTCGGCAACCTCGGCTCCGGGATGATCACCGTTGGTGCGTCGACGGTGTCGACGGCGGGGCGGCCGGAGTCGCAGTCGGCGCGGATCGTGCGCCTCGAGGCGGAGAACGTCGCGTTGACGGCCGAGGCTCGCAAGCTGGCGACGGAGCGGGACATTCTGCGTCAGGCGGCGAAGTATTTCG GCCGGGGAGACGAACTGGTGAACCGCTTCCAGTTCGTCGAGGATCACAAGGACGCCTATGGCGTGAAGCGGTTGTGTGAGGTTATCGAGGTCGCCCGGTCATCGTTTTACGCGTGGCTCGCCGCCGCGCCGGGACGGTCAGCGAGAGTAGCGGCGGACGAGGTGTTGGCCGAACGGATCCGGGTGGTGCAGGACCCGGAGCAGGGCGGAGATCGTGCCTACGGGGCACCCAGGGTCACTGCTGACCTCAACGAGGGCGCGGCGCCCGAGGAGCGGGTGAACCGCAAACGCGTCGCGAGGGTGATGCGGGAGCACCAGTTGGCCGGGATCCGGCTGCGCCGCCGGGTCACGACGACGATCCCTGACCAGTCAGGGCGGCGGTTCCCTGATCTGGTCCAGCGGGACTTCACCGCGGCTGAGCCGAACCAGCGGTATGTGGGCGACATTACCTACCTGCCGATCGGTGACGGCAGCAACCTCTACCTCGCGACCGTGATCGACCTGTGTTCCCGCAAGCTCGCGGGTTGGCAGATCGCGGACCACATGCGCGTCGGGCTCGTCGAAGACGCCCTCCACGTCGCGGCCCACGACCGCGGCAGTCTCGCTGGCGCGGTGTTTCACAGCGACCACGGGTCGGTGTACACCTCGAAGGCCTACGTGACCCTCTGCAAGGAGTTGAAGGTGACCCAGTCGATGGGCGGGATCGGGTCAAGCGCCGACAACTCGCTCGCGGAGAGCTTCAACGCGACCCTCAAACGCGAGCTCCTTGAAGGCCGGCCGACGTTCCCCGACCAGGGCACCGCGTACCGGGCCGTGTTCCGGTGGGCGAACCGCTACAACACCCGCCGCCGCCACTCCGCGATCGGCAACATCAGCCCGAACGCCTACGAAGCAGCCCTGTCCGCTAGCCTCACCGAAGCGGCATAA
- a CDS encoding GAF and ANTAR domain-containing protein, with product MNVTPMKDTMTDTREAQLLHTFVTLADSLVGGYDIIDLLQTLVDQTTSLFDAAASGILLGPDDRSLEVIVSTSEQSKFIGLMQLRAGQGPCVEAVTTGQVVSVENVAEIKDRWPLFAEDSADSGFVSVHAIPMRLRDLTIGSLNLFRNTEGPLNGIDALAAQALADVATISILQERTIHDSALAQAQLQRALESRVLIEQAKGVVAHTHNLDMDTAYRLIRHHARTTQTKLSLVAAGVTDGTLDIPLSSPTK from the coding sequence ATGAACGTCACACCGATGAAGGACACCATGACTGATACTCGCGAGGCGCAACTCCTTCACACGTTCGTGACTTTGGCGGACTCGTTGGTCGGGGGGTACGACATCATCGATCTTCTCCAAACGTTGGTCGACCAGACCACCTCCCTGTTTGATGCGGCCGCGTCCGGGATCCTCCTCGGCCCGGATGACCGGAGTTTGGAGGTGATCGTGTCCACGAGTGAGCAGAGCAAGTTCATTGGTCTCATGCAGTTACGTGCCGGCCAGGGCCCCTGCGTGGAAGCGGTCACGACGGGGCAGGTGGTGTCGGTGGAGAATGTGGCAGAGATCAAGGACCGGTGGCCGCTGTTCGCTGAGGACTCCGCGGATTCCGGGTTCGTGTCCGTGCACGCGATCCCGATGCGGCTGCGGGACTTGACGATAGGGTCGTTGAACTTGTTCCGGAACACCGAAGGGCCCCTGAACGGTATCGATGCTTTAGCCGCGCAGGCTCTGGCGGATGTGGCCACGATCAGCATCCTCCAGGAGCGGACCATCCATGATTCCGCGCTCGCGCAAGCACAACTGCAACGCGCCCTGGAAAGCCGTGTCCTGATCGAGCAGGCCAAGGGGGTCGTTGCCCACACCCACAACCTCGACATGGACACCGCGTACCGGCTCATCCGCCACCACGCCCGGACCACGCAAACGAAACTGTCCCTCGTCGCCGCCGGGGTCACCGATGGAACCCTTGACATTCCGCTGAGCAGCCCCACGAAGTAA
- a CDS encoding IS30 family transposase yields MPRGGANRASLAVKRRYFELIRQGLSGYAASTEVGVSLSCGSLWFIDAGSVHVHEIAPVNPRYFSQDDRIEIAEGLAAGEAVKGIAARIGKSFQSVYREISRNRKENGRYQPWFAHNQAHQRRRRPRRRLFEADLKLREVIAQKLQKRWSPEQISRWLKRRYPRRPGWHVCHETIYDGIYRSLIVPANPANLRTARVYRHQHGRGRSRTGSLKQSTTMKSIHDRPAHVESRRYAGSWEGDLIIGAWQRSSIITLIDRRTRVTKLVRVGDDHSAQTVGDALISAFRHLPASLRRTLTWDQGNELFHHPRIEEATGIKIYFADAHSPWQRGSNENLNGLLRQYFPKGTDLSQWSQEHLDSVAQELNDRPRKVLGDLTPHQAMRRLGHTKRTHLIRNDR; encoded by the coding sequence ATGCCCCGTGGTGGAGCGAACCGTGCCAGTCTCGCCGTGAAGCGGCGGTACTTCGAGCTGATCAGGCAAGGCCTGTCCGGCTATGCCGCGTCGACGGAGGTGGGTGTGTCGCTCAGTTGCGGGTCGTTGTGGTTCATCGACGCTGGCAGCGTGCACGTCCACGAAATTGCCCCCGTCAATCCTCGATACTTCAGCCAGGACGACCGGATTGAGATTGCTGAGGGGCTTGCTGCTGGTGAAGCGGTGAAAGGCATCGCGGCACGGATCGGCAAGAGCTTCCAGAGCGTGTATCGGGAGATCTCGAGGAACCGGAAAGAGAACGGCCGCTACCAGCCGTGGTTCGCCCACAACCAGGCGCACCAGCGACGCCGCCGACCCCGCCGCCGACTATTTGAGGCTGATCTCAAACTTCGGGAGGTGATCGCTCAGAAGCTGCAGAAGCGGTGGTCGCCGGAGCAGATCAGTCGTTGGCTCAAGCGCCGGTATCCTCGCCGGCCGGGCTGGCATGTCTGCCACGAGACAATTTACGACGGCATCTATCGAAGCCTGATCGTCCCGGCAAACCCCGCGAATCTGCGGACCGCACGTGTGTATCGGCACCAGCACGGCCGGGGACGCTCGAGGACGGGGTCCCTGAAACAATCCACGACGATGAAGTCGATCCACGACCGGCCCGCGCATGTTGAGTCCCGCCGGTACGCCGGTAGCTGGGAGGGTGACCTCATCATCGGTGCGTGGCAACGATCCTCGATCATTACGCTCATTGACCGGCGCACCCGCGTGACAAAACTTGTCCGTGTGGGGGATGACCATTCCGCCCAGACCGTCGGGGATGCTCTGATCAGTGCGTTCCGACACTTGCCTGCAAGCCTGAGACGCACGCTGACGTGGGATCAGGGCAATGAACTGTTCCACCACCCCCGGATCGAGGAAGCTACCGGGATCAAGATTTACTTCGCGGACGCGCACTCGCCCTGGCAACGCGGCTCCAACGAGAACCTCAACGGGCTCCTCCGGCAATATTTTCCGAAAGGAACCGATCTCAGTCAATGGTCCCAGGAGCACCTCGACAGTGTCGCCCAGGAACTGAACGACAGGCCGCGGAAGGTCCTCGGAGACCTCACCCCACACCAGGCCATGCGACGCTTAGGACACACGAAACGAACACACCTCATTCGCAACGACCGCTAG
- a CDS encoding GAF domain-containing protein: protein MRRDRQFVVEDALTDPRYSHYSLVTGDPGVRFYAGYPIESPDGQRIGALCVMDSCPRTFTDEDAQLLRGLAQKAQEELWPSIS, encoded by the coding sequence ATCCGCCGAGACCGACAGTTCGTCGTCGAAGACGCCCTCACCGACCCCCGATACTCCCACTACAGCCTCGTCACAGGGGACCCCGGTGTCCGCTTCTACGCCGGCTACCCCATCGAGTCGCCCGACGGGCAACGAATCGGGGCCCTCTGTGTCATGGACTCCTGCCCCCGAACCTTCACCGACGAAGACGCCCAGCTTCTCCGCGGCCTCGCCCAGAAAGCACAAGAAGAACTCTGGCCATCCATCAGTTGA
- a CDS encoding GAF and ANTAR domain-containing protein produces the protein MGDGVVFAAAASALSAARGRGDDLSSPFVVVVGVTGAVVSTLGDPLGSETLSASDERAARLDEIQIDLGEGPCWQALSTRRPVLEADLGSTSNGGWPLALQEMRGAGFGAVFAFPMIVGTIPVGAVDLYSDTPGPLSETQVRDAGLLAAILARKVLGWALLTADTVAEEGEVQGVFSRREEHQATGMLIAQLRVSAADAHLVLRGHAYATGRSVLDVATDVLNRHLDFTDTPTV, from the coding sequence ATGGGTGATGGGGTTGTGTTCGCGGCGGCGGCGTCCGCGTTGTCTGCCGCGCGGGGGCGTGGTGATGATTTGTCGTCCCCGTTCGTGGTGGTGGTGGGGGTGACGGGGGCGGTGGTGTCGACGTTGGGGGATCCGTTGGGGTCGGAGACGTTGTCGGCCAGTGATGAGCGTGCGGCGCGGTTGGATGAGATCCAGATCGATTTGGGGGAGGGCCCCTGTTGGCAGGCCTTGTCGACTCGGCGTCCTGTTCTGGAGGCGGATCTTGGGTCCACGTCGAATGGGGGGTGGCCGTTGGCGTTGCAGGAGATGAGAGGTGCCGGTTTCGGTGCCGTGTTCGCGTTTCCGATGATCGTGGGAACGATCCCGGTGGGGGCGGTGGATTTGTATTCGGACACGCCCGGCCCGCTTTCTGAGACGCAGGTGCGGGATGCGGGCTTGTTGGCGGCGATCCTGGCCCGGAAGGTTCTGGGGTGGGCGTTGTTGACAGCTGACACGGTGGCCGAGGAAGGTGAGGTTCAGGGTGTGTTTTCGCGTCGGGAGGAGCATCAAGCGACTGGGATGCTCATCGCGCAGTTGCGGGTGAGCGCGGCGGATGCGCACCTGGTTTTGCGTGGGCACGCCTACGCGACCGGGCGGAGCGTCTTGGATGTGGCCACCGACGTCCTCAACCGGCACCTTGATTTCACCGACACACCCACCGTATGA
- a CDS encoding ParA family protein codes for MTTMTVNVIDRGALERVIAVINGKGGVLKTTLTANVAGLLATSGYRVLVVDLDPQGNLAEDLGYTDDSRDDKGRSLAQALMFGGGAAPVVGVRPNLDVLVGGSVLDQATAGLSSRANKDPDGAKLALAQLLVPLAGDYDMILIDCPPGDETLQTAAVAAARWALVPVKTDKSSRKGLGAVAARLDAVLAINPTLDLLGVVLTAVGSGATAVQREAREQIAALFNSDHDVVFTATVRHSEATAQATRERGLLVHELDEQVRKGPKWYEIRRGDAKAQAQAPRSASSVADDLQAVAQEIVFRMTAAEALEVTA; via the coding sequence ATGACAACAATGACTGTAAATGTAATCGACCGAGGCGCCCTGGAACGAGTCATCGCGGTGATTAATGGAAAAGGTGGGGTGCTCAAGACCACATTGACGGCGAACGTCGCCGGCCTTCTGGCGACTAGCGGGTATCGCGTTCTTGTTGTGGATTTGGACCCGCAAGGCAACCTGGCGGAAGACTTGGGCTACACGGATGACTCGCGGGACGACAAAGGTCGAAGTCTTGCTCAAGCGTTGATGTTTGGTGGGGGAGCGGCGCCGGTCGTGGGTGTCCGACCGAACCTCGACGTGCTGGTCGGCGGATCCGTATTGGATCAGGCGACGGCCGGCTTATCGTCTCGAGCGAATAAGGATCCCGATGGCGCCAAACTCGCTCTAGCGCAGCTGCTTGTTCCCCTGGCGGGGGACTACGACATGATCCTGATCGATTGCCCTCCCGGGGACGAGACGCTGCAAACGGCGGCGGTCGCAGCGGCACGGTGGGCACTCGTTCCGGTAAAGACGGACAAATCCAGTCGGAAGGGCTTAGGGGCGGTCGCTGCGAGGCTCGACGCTGTTCTAGCGATCAATCCGACTCTTGACCTCCTCGGTGTGGTTCTTACTGCGGTGGGATCTGGTGCAACGGCCGTGCAGCGTGAAGCGCGTGAGCAGATTGCCGCGTTGTTCAACTCTGACCACGACGTGGTGTTCACGGCAACGGTCAGGCACAGTGAGGCGACGGCGCAGGCAACTCGTGAGCGGGGCCTTTTGGTGCATGAGCTTGATGAGCAGGTCCGGAAAGGGCCGAAATGGTACGAGATCAGGCGGGGAGACGCGAAGGCGCAGGCGCAGGCGCCTCGGAGCGCATCGTCGGTGGCTGATGATTTGCAGGCGGTCGCGCAAGAAATTGTCTTCCGGATGACTGCTGCAGAAGCTTTGGAGGTGACCGCATGA
- a CDS encoding integrase core domain-containing protein, whose amino-acid sequence MGLFKNEAIRNGSPFRTGALKGLADVEEVTFDWVSWYNNDRLHSFLGDVPPDEFEANYYAGKTGPSADEAANITAA is encoded by the coding sequence ATGGGGCTGTTCAAAAACGAAGCGATCCGCAACGGCTCACCGTTCCGGACGGGCGCCCTTAAGGGCCTCGCGGACGTCGAAGAAGTCACCTTCGACTGGGTCTCCTGGTACAACAACGACCGCCTGCACTCGTTCCTCGGCGACGTTCCGCCCGATGAATTCGAGGCCAACTATTACGCTGGTAAAACCGGCCCGTCAGCCGACGAAGCCGCCAACATAACGGCGGCATGA